A section of the Amblyomma americanum isolate KBUSLIRL-KWMA chromosome 2, ASM5285725v1, whole genome shotgun sequence genome encodes:
- the LOC144119558 gene encoding solute carrier family 22 member 10-like translates to MKNAAIPLEADGQYSRCHQYANPYKSNDTSTVPCTAWEYDEDQAATSMVSHWDLVCDRRFLRVVLVFLNVAGLTTAGIAAGSIADTVGRRPVLMGTTASLLASTTVLCLGRTFPVHAVAKFIASGSAAAQFIAAGIIYFEVTIHENRPLHVVIAGAVAVVISELWLTVMRHMTIHWALKQAVFLAPTFLSAAAFCVGVESPRWLVAKARFQKAEDVMLAAAETNLFPLYNTACLLDKLKGKACMSSLAITTDSPVVKQGLVMSAKALVFVGYIVLATFSLELFPTAVRAILNNIMCSRSKRSHVILLAANSGGG, encoded by the exons ATGAAGAACGCGGCTATTCCCCTGGAAGCGGACGGACAGTACAGCAGGTGCCACCAGTACGCGAACCCCTACAAGAGCAATGACACCAGCACGGTGCCGTGCACAGCGTGGGAATACGACGAAGACCAAGCGGCCACGTCCATGGTGAGCCATTGGGACTTGGTATGCGACCGGCGGTTCCTGCGCGTTGTACTTGTATTCTTGAACGTCGCTGGCTTAACCACTGCCGGCATCGCCGCTGGATCTATCGCTGACACTGTCGGTCGTAGACCCGTCCTCATGGGAACCACAGCAAGCTTGCTGGCATCGACGACTGTCCTCTGCCTCGGCAGGACCTTTCCTGTGCACGCCGTGGCCAAATTCATCGCGTCAGGAAGCGCGGCTGCCCAGTTCATCGCCGCCGGCATCATCTACTTCGAAGTCACGATCCACGAGAACCGGCCGCTACACGTTGTGATCGCCGGTGCAGTGGCGGTCGTCATTTCCGAACTGTGGCTCACAGTCATGAGACACATGACAATTCACTGGGCGTTAAAGCAGGCAGTGTTCTTGGCGCCTACTTTCCTCTCGGCCGCCGCTTTCTGTGTGGGCGTGGAGTCTCCGCGTTGGCTGGTGGCCAAGGCCCGATTCCAGAAGGCGGAGGATGTCATGCTCGCCGCTGCAGAGACCAACCTCTTTCCACTTTATAACACGGCGTGCCTGCTCGACAAGCTAAAGGGCAAAGCG TGTATGTCGAGCCTGGCCATCACCACGGATTCCCCGGTCGTGAAACAGGGCCTTGTCATGTCCGCCAAGGCTCTAGTCTTCGTTGGATACATTGTCCTCGCCACATTTAGCCTTGAGCTCTTCCCGACGGCCGTTCGCG CAATTCTCAACAACATCATGTGCTCACGTAGCAAGAGGAGTCACGTGATCTTACTTGCGGCCAATAGCGGGGGCGGCTGA